The genomic DNA CCCAGGCTTATATGAAAAAGAACGGAAAATCACTTTAAGTTATATACCAATATCAGTGTTACTATTTTTAGGTGGGGTTTCATTTTCCTATTTTATTCTATTTCCATTTGTTATTGAGTTTATGACGAGGATATCTGAACGCCTAACGGTTAATCAAGTTATTGGGATAAATGAATATTTCCAATTTCTATTCAAAATCACTATTCCATTTGGAATATTGTTTCAGCTTCCTGTCGTTGTGATGTTTTTAACTAGACTTGGCATAGTCTCGCCTATGTTTTTAGCGAAAATAAGAAAATACGCATATTTTGTTTTACTAGTTATAGCAGCATTTATTACGCCACCAGAGCTCATTTCACATCTGATGGTGACGATACCTTTATTTATTCTATATGAAATAAGTATCTTTATCTCAAAAATAACCTTTCGCAAAGTGGAAAAACTAGAACAGGAAAACATGGCTGAAAATGAGTAACAACCAAACCATAAATCATAATAAAGGTAATCAAAGTGAGTTTTTACAAATTGTAGAGGCTCACTTTTTTTTATAGTAAATCTAGCAGGTGTCATGTGAATATATTAAATATAAAGGTCGTATATTAACTAATATTTAAGCTTTGAATAAATGAAGAAAGTAATGATGTAATGAGCAATAAAACAACAAAATTGTATGAGGTTGATTTATATAAACCTATTCAAGAGCATTTTACAGAACAGGGCTATGAAGTATATGGAGAAGTCAACCATTGTGATATAGCAGCTATAAAAGACGATGAGCTAGTTATCGTGGAGCTTAAGCTTAATTTAAGTATAAAGCTGTTAATACAAGCTACTAAAAGGCAGCGTTTATCCGATCAGGTGTACATTGCTATCCCGAGACCTACATATTCTTTGCGTTCTAAAAAATGGCAGGATATTTGTTATTTGGTCAGAAGGTTAGAATTAGGCCTTATGATTGTAACTTTCAAAAAGGGTATTGCACAGGTAGAAATGATTATAGCTCCAGCTGACTTTGATCGGAAAAAAAGTATGCAAAGAAGCAAGAAAAAAAGAGATTTACTTTTAACTGAAATGCAAGGAAGGCATCGTAACCATAATGTTGGTGGGAGCAAGAATCAAAAAATTATAACGGCGTACAAAGAAAACTGTATTCATATTGCCTGTTGTCTCGAACGTTTCGACCAGTTATCAACAAGTGATCTTCGCGAGATGGGAACGGGTGACAAAACTGTATCCATTCTTAATAAAAATTATTACGGCTGGTTTGAAAGGGTGCGAAGAGGAACTTATACACTTAGTGATAAAGGCAAGAATGAGCTAATTTCATATCCACAACTTGTTCACTATTACGATGAATTAATAGCACATAAGCTTGGTTGATACAGAGAAAGGTATTTTGAATAACTGATATGTATATAGAGAAGAAAAGATCTCCCAAACATATTCGTGTTTGCTCTTATTACGAAAAGCAACAAATAATGTGATAACAGCCATAGAATAAAACAACCTTCCCATTAGCTAGGAAGGTTGTTTTAACTATTTTATTTTTTTCAGTTTGTTATGAAAGATAAACATACGAATAGCCACTCCAAAATCAAGGGTGGCTACAAAAGACAATATGAGAGTGGGGAAATTCCAAATTGTTTCTTGAGCTGATTGAATTGCGAGATATGTGAAAACGATCCCTATAAAACTATATATAAATCCAAAAAATAAAGGTGAGCGGCGCATATGTTAAAGTCCTCCAATAATCGACTGCATTTGTTCCAGTTGTTGTCGCATTTGTTCAATGTCATCCTTGTAGATAGTTTGTATTAAGACCACAAATGTATTCATTGAAACGTGTGCAATAATAGGTACGAGTATTCTTTTTGTTTTCACATAAAGAAAGGCAAAAGTAAATCCCATTGAACTGTATATGAGAATATGCTCTGGTTCGCCATGAACTAGGGCAAATATGACAGAACTAATAAGTGCTGATATCCAAAAATTATACTTCTTATACAACGAGCCAAATATGATCTTTCTAAAAATGATTTCCTCTAATATTGGTGCAATGATTGAAGTGACAATAATGAATAACGGGACTAATTCAAAAATTCCGATAAGCACTTCAGTATTTTCTGAGCCCGGATTAATTCCAAGTAACATTTCAATATTTGCTGCTAAAGATTGTGCAAATAACGCTAGGAAAATACCTGCGATTGACCAGAAAATGGCTTTACCAGTAGAGGGATAATCTTCAGGAATCACTCTATTAATCATATCTTTTTTCATAATAAAGAGAATTATCATTAATCCGAGGATAAAGCTAATTACGGCCCAATAACCAACCCTAATGACTATTGCAATATCATTTGATTGTGCTTCTTCGCCTACACCTAAAATTTCTAATAATGGCACACCTAAAGTCGCTGAAAATTGGACAATAATATACGCGATAATTACATACCAATAATGTCTTTCGAACGGTGGAAATATTTTTTTAATCAATAAAATAATCTCCTTTAAATGTTTGTTCATGCTGCTTTGATCTCTAATAGTATTTTGTTATTTGGGAATGTTTTGTTCCCCTTCGCAGCTTTTAGAGGTCACCATGTCATTTTATCAGAAAGAAAAAATCCCTATTCAAATGATTTATCTTAATGATTTGACATTGTTAGCTTTTACAACTATTTTCATCATAGTTGTCCGATTAAAATATGCATTAATAATGTATGTCCAATACACACAGGTTAGTACAATACTTACCGTATTTTATCACAGTATTCTAATTTACTCATGTATATTATGTTTTTTATGTTTATTCCTCCTTATTTGTGACATAATTTTAAGGGGTCAGATGATAAGGATATTTACATATGAAGTTATACATTTTATTTCAAGCATGTAAAACCTACTTAACGCTCCAATACACCAACAGTAGTAATATTAATTCTACAAGGTCCTAGACATAGGGCGCTGTTGATATAAATGATGTTTTTTATACTAAGATTTTGCCAAGTACTTAACTAGAGTGACAACCGAACAAAACACTTTCTATGGTTTTATGCTGGTCACAATAACAATAAAGTTTACGAAGAGAGCCTTATAAAAGTAGGACGAATGTTGTGGTTATACAAGGGAGAACTTGTCTATTTATGGGGTATATATGAAATTAGGAATTTTTTTCTGCTTTAGACTTGCAAAAACATGTGAGATTCATTAATATAATAGTTGTGTTAGCACTCAAGTATAGCGAGTGCTAATAGAAGAATATTGAAAAATAATACCATTTAAATTATTTGAGGAGGTTGTTTCACTTGTTAAAGCCATTAGGTGATCGTGTTGTTATTCAAATTGAAGAAACAGAAGAAAAGACTGCAAGTGGTATCGTATTACCGGATACTGCAAAGGAAAAGCCTCAAGAAGGAAAAGTTGTAGCTGTTGGTTCTGGTCGAGT from Bacillus sp. SM2101 includes the following:
- the tatC gene encoding twin-arginine translocase subunit TatC; this translates as MNDSKEMSVYDHIGELRKRLIIAAVFFVMATIGSFFLAEPIIVYLQQADEAKELTMNAFSLTDPIKIYMQFAFIIAFVITAPVILYQLWAFISPGLYEKERKITLSYIPISVLLFLGGVSFSYFILFPFVIEFMTRISERLTVNQVIGINEYFQFLFKITIPFGILFQLPVVVMFLTRLGIVSPMFLAKIRKYAYFVLLVIAAFITPPELISHLMVTIPLFILYEISIFISKITFRKVEKLEQENMAENE
- a CDS encoding DUF2161 family putative PD-(D/E)XK-type phosphodiesterase, whose amino-acid sequence is MSNKTTKLYEVDLYKPIQEHFTEQGYEVYGEVNHCDIAAIKDDELVIVELKLNLSIKLLIQATKRQRLSDQVYIAIPRPTYSLRSKKWQDICYLVRRLELGLMIVTFKKGIAQVEMIIAPADFDRKKSMQRSKKKRDLLLTEMQGRHRNHNVGGSKNQKIITAYKENCIHIACCLERFDQLSTSDLREMGTGDKTVSILNKNYYGWFERVRRGTYTLSDKGKNELISYPQLVHYYDELIAHKLG
- a CDS encoding YdiK family protein, whose protein sequence is MRRSPLFFGFIYSFIGIVFTYLAIQSAQETIWNFPTLILSFVATLDFGVAIRMFIFHNKLKKIK
- a CDS encoding CPBP family intramembrane glutamic endopeptidase; the encoded protein is MIKKIFPPFERHYWYVIIAYIIVQFSATLGVPLLEILGVGEEAQSNDIAIVIRVGYWAVISFILGLMIILFIMKKDMINRVIPEDYPSTGKAIFWSIAGIFLALFAQSLAANIEMLLGINPGSENTEVLIGIFELVPLFIIVTSIIAPILEEIIFRKIIFGSLYKKYNFWISALISSVIFALVHGEPEHILIYSSMGFTFAFLYVKTKRILVPIIAHVSMNTFVVLIQTIYKDDIEQMRQQLEQMQSIIGGL